The window GGTCTCGGCCACCCAGTCGCTGAGCACCGCACCGAACGCCTGGGTCTCGGAGACGTCCAACCCCGACGACGGCTCGTCGAGCAGGAGGAACCGGAACGGGGTGGCGATGGCCCGGGCCAGTTCCACCAGACGACGTTGCCCGGTGGACAGGTCGCCGACCACGCGGTTCGCCAGGTCGGCGATCCCGCAGCGGCCGAGTGCCTGCTCCGCCCACCCGTTGATCTGCCGCGTCTCCCGACGGGTCGAGTGGATGAGCCCGAGCGGCCGGGAGCCGGACAGATGAGCGGCCGGCCCGCAGACGACATTCTCACGCACCGTCAGACTTTCGAACAGCTCCATGCGCTGGAACGTCCGGCCCAGGCCGTGGTGCGCCCGCCGTGAGGTCCGCAGCGCGTGCAGGTCGTGCCCGCCGAGCCGGACCGTGCCGGACCGGGGCCGGTTGCGCCCGGTGCAGGCGTTGAAGAACGTCGTCTTCCCGGCCCCGTTCGGCCCGATCAGCCCGGTGATCTGCCCCGCCCGCGCGGACAGGGAGACGTCGTCGACGGCGACGATCCCACCGAACCGCACGGTGACGTTCGCGACCTCGAGGTCAGTGCTCACGATCGGGCCCTCCCACGCTGACCAGCACCGGCGCCGAGGCGTCCGCCGGCCGCACCGGGAGCGGCTCCTCCCGGTCGCCGCGGCAGTCCAAGCCCGTAGGGCTCCGCCTCGCGTTCCCGACCGCGCGGGCCACACAGCACGTTCCAGTTCAGCGCCGGCCAGATCGCGACCAGGATCGCGAGCGCGCCGAACATGACGCCGCGGTACTCGATCATGGTCGGGTGGTCGAAAGGCGGGTAGATCTTGATGACCTGGTAGACGAACGCCGCGACCAGCGGGGACAGGATCGGCCGCCGTCCGCAGAACCCGAGCACCGCCACCATGATCAGCGAGGTGGTGTAGTCGAAGACGCCACCGGGTGAACCGCTCGCCGACTGGGTCACGCCCGCCAGGACGCCGCCACCCACACCGGCCATGAACGCCGACAGGCAGAACACCAGCACGCGCATCACGTTGATGTTCGCCCCGTGCGCGGCCAGCGCCGTCGGCGAGTCCGCGAGCGCCCGCAGCAACGTTCCCAGCCGGCTGCGCCGGACCAGCAGGACGATCGCGGCCATCAGGAAGAACACCGCGAGCGCCAGGTAGTAGTAGTTGCGCTCGTTCTCGAAGTCGACGCCGAGCAGCGACGCCGCCCGGCCCTCGACCGGTTCAGCGGTGGCCGTGCCCGGGACGTAGAATTCGGTACCCGGCCGGGGGTGCTGCACCAGCGCGCCGACGTCGAACATGACCGGCGCGAGGTAGAAGGCCTGCTGCAGCAGGATGCCGAAACCGAACGTCGCGATCGCCACGTAGATCCCGGCCAGTCGGATCGCGGGAATCGCGACGACGGCGCCGAACGGCACCGCCACCAGGCCGCCGAGCAGGATCGCGACCGGCCAGGAGACCGTCCGCCCACCGACCACGGGGAGCCAGTCGAAGAACCCGAGCGTCATGAGCTTGCCGGAGACCGTGGCACCGATCGCCGCAAAACCCATGTGGGCCAGGGAGATCATCCCCGACATGTAGAGCAGCATCCCCAGCGACAGGAAGATGATCGCGTAGGCAAGAAAGGCGCTGTAGGTGGTGATGTCGGTCTCGCC of the Sporichthya polymorpha DSM 43042 genome contains:
- a CDS encoding ABC transporter ATP-binding protein → MSTDLEVANVTVRFGGIVAVDDVSLSARAGQITGLIGPNGAGKTTFFNACTGRNRPRSGTVRLGGHDLHALRTSRRAHHGLGRTFQRMELFESLTVRENVVCGPAAHLSGSRPLGLIHSTRRETRQINGWAEQALGRCGIADLANRVVGDLSTGQRRLVELARAIATPFRFLLLDEPSSGLDVSETQAFGAVLSDWVAETGHGILLVEHDMALVSEICEQIYVLDFGKVIYRGTTREALSSDLVKAAYLGEASVV
- a CDS encoding ABC transporter permease subunit, with product MNSFLNYLVPGIADGSVYALAALGLVLTYKTSGVFNFAHGALAATAAYVFYEGYVEQDWPWPLAFAISLLVVGVLGGLVLERLGSLLASAPTVTTVVATVGLMVLLQSLMTAIYGAADKKSGDFLPTNGPRLGDVTISYGDMLVTVFCLAAAGGLFLFFGRTRIGKAMTAVVDDPDLLALQKSNPAVVRRLSWILGSCFASISGMLLAPKLGVSVNVLVLIVIAAYGAAAVGLFQNLPLTVAGAFAIGVMVNYFPAQAQKTDSLFLQSLPRNIPFLVLLLVFLFVPARLLTERGIRNVRRFEAPRSFSPRVTGTGLAGLAAVLLLVPHVVGETDITTYSAFLAYAIIFLSLGMLLYMSGMISLAHMGFAAIGATVSGKLMTLGFFDWLPVVGGRTVSWPVAILLGGLVAVPFGAVVAIPAIRLAGIYVAIATFGFGILLQQAFYLAPVMFDVGALVQHPRPGTEFYVPGTATAEPVEGRAASLLGVDFENERNYYYLALAVFFLMAAIVLLVRRSRLGTLLRALADSPTALAAHGANINVMRVLVFCLSAFMAGVGGGVLAGVTQSASGSPGGVFDYTTSLIMVAVLGFCGRRPILSPLVAAFVYQVIKIYPPFDHPTMIEYRGVMFGALAILVAIWPALNWNVLCGPRGREREAEPYGLGLPRRPGGAAPGAAGGRLGAGAGQRGRARS